One window of Salminus brasiliensis chromosome 16, fSalBra1.hap2, whole genome shotgun sequence genomic DNA carries:
- the med13a gene encoding mediator of RNA polymerase II transcription subunit 13a — protein sequence MSSCFVPNGASLEDCHSNLFYLADLTGIKWKRYVWQGPTSAPMLFPVTEEDPILSSFSRCLKADVLSVWRRSQRQGRRELWLFWWGDDPNFSELIHSELTGEDDGVWESGLSYECRTLLFKAIHNLLERCLMNRSFVRLGKWFVKPYEKDEKPINKSEHLSCSFSFFLHGDSNVCTSVEINQHQPVYHLSEEHLTLAQQASSPFQVILSPFGLNGTLTGQSFKLSDPPTQKLIEEWKQFYPISPSSKESAEDKMEDIDWEDDSLAAVEVLVGGVRMVYPACLVLVPQSDIPTVTPVGSSHCTAVYSGGHQVPASNRDPAISSVTLTPPTSPEEAQTVDSHAAQKWMRLPSAIDGFSVDSTSHHGGKIPRKMASQVVERVWQECNMNRALNKRKFSATANGTCEEEVLEKMGSWDFVESVQRTNCNCSRHKALKQRVGSTQSQTVSTGQIQQQPTKHKAGEKPEKGDKQQKRPQTPFHHRSSVCDDISMETDASAGQRLALRSQEGGRFSGLRSSEVCAMPKPPQLHTGGGAAGSVGGPPELVGSPQPPPLSPHPCERGEEPSDTLKNPSTPHSQHFYPPSEPCLLPQKGTDDPRVDSLAPPFHQAYPEAMEPTVYVGTAVCLEDDGNHAPWRFFNLPRRKDLDFPTPALPADKLREEALIGADGNVSVTELMVTSKHTLKVSDERVQTYLQRRNQHLAAAIADSDHEPEVDPYAFVDGDVKFTFSDKKDKTGIEKEQGRKNKGEDGSAGSSDDAQRGAAHKTAASTSLIHDSDLTVSFKDLDNLFNSDEDEQTPGARRAVNGTEEKFGSKEPKPATLDPVSCISSADLHQMFPTPPSLEQHIMGYSPMNMGGKEYGNMESGPGITSLDGPSALAGQYKIEVEESFCSPKPSEIKDFSFVYKPELCQAFVGCSMFAPLKTLPSQCLPPIKLPEECSYRPSWSMGKLELLNPIPAMSFLNRDSNIPSVGSAMEQDYNQSYTPQTHTPFISNSAPPSNSGTGILPSPATPRFSAPTPRTPRTPRTPRGPSSVQGSLKYENSDLYSPASTPSTCRPLNSVEPATVPSIPEAHSLFVTLILSESVMNLFKDCNFDSCCICVCNMNIKGADVGVYINDPNMEAQYPCSCGFSAVVNRRYGNGSGLFLEDELDIIGRGSDVSREAEKRFDALRSSSLEKSSGGVKDRIPDELILLLQDQCTNPFSPLVAAEPEGTASRAQGCVVVPPCVRVEERDFHNDCYLALEHGRQFMDNMSGGKVDEMLVKSTCLHHWAKRSAVDVSALCSQDVLRVLLSLQPVLQDAIQKKRTVRSWGVQGPLTWQQFHKMAGRGSYGTDESPEPLPIPTFLVGYEYDFVVLSPFGLPYWEKLLLEPFGSQRDVGYLVLCPENEALLNGAKSFFRELTAVYESCKLGQHRPISKVHADGIVRVGGAAAKKLSEQPISDWFLKGVSGTTEAFAKLKLFAQVCRHDLAPYLATQPLDSSLLTQPSPPPFPTQSLSTQSSGSTSSNPQSSLASGGSSLTNNTGPGNSGPGLPGGTSSTPSSGPQNSSMQPSKPSSFPPFGGIGVQSNSSQSGALGQQAGTQNSNLSGDNSSSSNQTQGPSEPPESTMERDKVGVPTDGDSHAITYPPAIMIYIVDPFSYEDVETGVAHSSVWTLGLLRCYLEMVQFLPPHIRNSISVQIIPCQYLLQPVKSEERQLYAQHLKSLAFSVFSQCRRPLPASTNVKSLTGFGPGLALDTALKSPERPECLRMYTPPFILAPVKDKQTELGETFGEASQKYNVLFVGYCLSHDQRWLLATCTDMYGELLETCIINIDVPNRARRKKGSARRNGLQKLWEWCLGLVQMTSVPWRVVIGRLGRIGHGELRDWSILLSRRNLQSLSRRLKDMCRMCGISSSDTPSILSACLVAMEPQGSFIIMPDSVSTGSVFGRSTTLNMQTSQLSTPQDTSCTHILVFPTSAFVQVNSSSYTTEDIAFNPINDGSDPIGGIFDLLEQESDLVDPDIISILPASPTTSPVHSPGSQYHHGGDGIKGQSTDRMESHDEAPNILQQPLALGYFVSTAKAGPLPDWFWSACPQAQNQCPLFLKASLHIHVSSVQSDELLHGKHSHPLDSNQTSDVLRFVLEQYNALSWLTCDPATQDRRSCLPIHFVVLNQLYNFIMNML from the exons GTGAGGATGACGGTGTGTGGGAAAGCGGCCTCTCATACGAGTGTCGTACGCTTCTCTTCAAAGCCATCCACAACCTGTTGGAACGTTGCCTGATGAATCGGAGCTTTGTGCGCCTTGGCAAGTGGTTTGTCAAACCTTATGAGAAGGACGAGAAGCCTATTAACAAAAG tgAGCACCTTTCCTGCTCCTTCAGCTTTTTCCTGCATGGTGACAGCAATGTTTGCACCAGTGTGGAGATCAACCAGCATCAGCCAGTGTACCACCTGAGTGAGGAGCACCTGACGCTAGCCCAGCAGGCGTCCAGTCCCTTTCAAG tgatTCTGAGTCCGTTTGGCCTGAACGGGACGCTGACAGGGCAGTCCTTCAAGCTGTCAGACCCACCTACGCAGAAGCTCATTGAGGAATGGAAGCAGTTCTATCCAATCAGCCCAAGTTCCAAGGAGAGCGCTGAGGACAAGATGGAGGACATTGACTGGGAGGACGACTCTCTGGCTGCTGTGGAGGTGCTAGTTG GTGGTGTGCGGATGGTATATCCTGCTTGTCTGGTGCTGGTCCCCCAGTCAGATATTCCCACTGTAACACCTGTGGGGTCCTcgcactgcactgctgtctaTTCGGGTGGCCACCAAGTGCCTGCTTCAAACAGAGACCCCGCCATCTCCTCTGTTACACTCACTCCTCCCACCTCACCAGAGGAGGCccagacag TTGACTCTCACGCAGCACAGAAGTGGATGCGATTGCCATCAGCAATAGATGGCTTCAGCGTGGACAGCACGAGTCATCATGGAGGCAAGATTCCACGCAAAATGGCCAGTCAGGTGGTGGAACGCGTCTGGCAGGAGTGTAACATGAATCGAGCGCTGAACAA ACGCAAGTTCTCTGCCACAGCCAATGGAACCTGTGAAGAGGAGGTGCTGGAGAAAATGGGATCATGGGATTTTGTTGAATCTGTGCAGAGAACAAATTGCAACTGCTCAAG acACAAAGCCCTAAAGCAACGAGTGGGCAGTACACAGAGCCAGACTGTCTCCACAGGGCAGATTCAGCAGCAGCCCACCAAGCACAAAGCAGGAGAGAAGCCTGAGAAAGGTGACAAACAGCAGAAACGCCCGCAAACGCCATTCCACCACCGGAGCTCTGTCTGTGATGACATTTCCATGGAAACAGATGCCTCAGCAGGCCAGCGGTTGGCTCTGCGTAGTCAGGAGGGCGGGCGGTTCTCTGGCCTCCGCTCTTCTGAAGTCTGCGCTATGCCCAAACCACCTCAGCTACACACTGGGGGAGGAGCAGCTGGCAGTGTTGGGGGCCCTCCAGAATTGGTGGGCTCCCCTCAGCCACCTCCGCTCAGCCCTCACCCCTGTGAGCGGGGCGAGGAGCCCTCAGACACCCTAAAGAACCCCTCCACACCCCACAGTCAACATTTCTACCCTCCTTCAGAGCCTTGCCTCCTACCCCAAAAGGGCACGGATGATCCTCGCGTTGACTCTCTTGCCCCACCTTTCCACCAAGCGTACCCCGAGGCCATGGAACCCACAGTGTATGTTGGGACAGCAGTGTGCCTAGAGGATGATGGAAATCACGCACCCTGGAGATTCTTCAACCTCCCCCGCAGGAAAGACTTAGACTTTCCAACACCCGCTTTGCCTGCAGACAAGCTAAGAGAAGAGGCCTTGATTGGTGCAGATGGGAACGTGTCAGTTACTGA GTTAATGGTCACCTCAAAGCATACTCTGAAAGTGTCAGATGAGCGCGTTCAGACCTACCTGCAGCGGCGAAACCAGCATCTagctgcagccattgctgacagcGACCATGAGCCAGAGGTGGACCCCTACGCTTTTGTGGATGGGGATGTGAAGTTCACCTTCTCtgataagaaagacaaaacggGCATTGAGAAAGAGCAAGGAAGGAAAAACAAA GGAGAAGATGGCAGTGCTGGTTCATCAGATG ATGCTCAGCGAGGTGCAGCCCACAAAACTGCTGCCTCAACCAGTCTGATCCATGACTCAGACCTGACTGTCTCCTTCAAAGACCTGGACAACCTCTTTAACTCAGATGAAGATGAGCAAACG CCTGGTGCAAGGAGAGCAGTGAATGGAACAGAGGAGAAGTTTGGCAGCAAGGAACCAAAGCCAGCTACCTTGGACCCTGTGTCATGTATTA GTTCAGCTGACCTGCACCAGATGTTCCCCACCCCGCCTTCTCTGGAGCAGCACATAATGGGCTATTCACCTATGAACATGGGCGGTAAGGAGTATGGTAACATGGAGTCTGGGCCAGGCATCACCTCTCTGGATGGCCCATCAGCTTTAGCAGGCCAGTATAAGATTGAGGTGGAGGAGAGCTTCTGTAGTCCAAAACCATCTGAGATCAAG GACTTCTCGTTTGTGTATAAGCCTGAGTTGTGTCAGGCATTTGTGGGCTGTTCCATGTTCGCCCCACTGAAAACCCTACCCAGCCAGTGCCTGCCTCCCATCAAACTCCCGGAGGAGTGTTCATACCGGCCCAGCTGGTCCATGGGCAAGCTGGAGCTTCTCAACCCCATACCTGCCATGAGCTTCCTCAACAGGGACAG TAACATCCCTAGTGTGGGCAGTGCTATGGAACAGGACTACAACCAGTCATACACCCCCCAGACTCACACCCCCTTCATATCAAACAGCGCACCACCCAGCAACAGTGGCACAGGGATCCTCCCTTCCCCTGCCACTCCTCGCTTCTCTGCCCCGACTCCCCGCACGCCTCGTACCCCTCGCACCCCACGTGGCCCCTCCAGTGTCCAGGGCTCCCTAAAGTATGAGAACTCGGACCTATACTCACCCGCCTCCACACCCTCCACCTGCCGCCCACTCAACTCTGTGGAGCCAGCCACTGTTCCCTCCATCCCTGAAGCCCACAGCCTCTTTGTCACCCTTATCCTGTCAGAGTCAGTCATGAATCTCTTCAAAGACTGCAACTTTGACAGctgctgcatctgtgtgtgCAACATGAACATCAAGGGCGCTGACGTGGGCGTGTACATCAACGACCCCAACATGGAGGCGCAGTACCCATGCAGCTGTGGCTTCAGTGCCGTTGTCAATCGGCGCTACGGTAATGGCTCGGGCCTCTTCTTGGAGGATGAGTTGGACATCATTGGGCGAGGCTCGGACGTGAGCCGAGAAGCAGAGAAACGCTTTGACGCGCTGAGGAGCTCCTCCTTGGAAAAGAGCAGTGGAGGAGTAAAGGACAGAATCCCAGATGAGCTGATCTTGCTCTTGCAGGATCAGTGCACCAACCCTTTTTCACCACTTGTGGCTGCGGAACCAGAGGGAACAGCTTCCAGGGCGCAAGGATGTGTTGTTGTCCCTCCCTGCGTGCGTGTGGAGGAGAGGGACTTCCACAACGACTGCTACCTGGCTTTGGAACATGGGAGACAATTCATGGACAACATGTCAGGAGGCAAAGTGGATGAGATGTTGGTCAAAAGCACCTGTCTGCATCATTGGGCCAAACGCAGTG ctGTGGACGTGAGTGCTCTGTGCTCACAAGATGTGTTGAGAGTGCTTCTGTCCCTCCAGCCTGTGCTTCAAGACGCTATCCAGAAGAAAAGAACTGTTCGCTCATGGGGTGTCCAGGGGCCTCTCACGTGGCAGCAGTTCCACAAGATGGCTGGAAGAGGGTCCTATG GCACGGATGAGTCCCCCGAGCCTTTGCCCATTCCTACGTTCCTGGTGGGATATGAGTATGACTTTGTGGTGCTGTCTCCCTTTGGCCTGCCCTACTGGGAGAAGCTGCTTTTGGAGCCTTTTGGCTCCCAGAGAGACGTGGGATATTTGGTACTCTGCCCGGAGAACGAAGCACTACTCAATGGAGCAAAGAGTTTTTTCAGGGAGTTAACGGCTGTCTATGAG TCCTGCAAACTTGGTCAGCATCGACCAATTTCCAAAGTGCATGCAGATGGAATTGTGAGAGTGGGCGGGGCTGCAGCCAAGAAGTTGTCAGAGCAGCCGATCTCTGATTGGTTCCTGAAGGGAGTCAGCGGCACCACTGAAGCCTTTGCCAAGCTCAAGCTGTTTGCCCAAGTCTGCAGGCATGACCTTG CTCCATACCTCGCTACACAGCCATTGGACAGTTCCTTGCTCACTCAGCCAAGCCCACCCCCTTTCCCTACCCAGTCCTTATCTACGCAGTCCTCAGGCTCGACCTCTTCTAACCCCCAATCCTCACTGGCCTCTGGAGGCTCTTCCCTCACCAATAACACAGGCCCAGGAAACAGTGGCCCAGGGTTACCAGGCGGTACCAGTAGCACGCCTTCCTCAGGCCCACAGAACAGCAGCATGCAGCCTAGCAAGCCAAGCTCCTTTCCTCCCTTTGGGGGTATAGGAGTCCAGAGCAACAGCTCACAATCTGGGGCTCTGGGCCAGCAGGCTGGCACCCAGAACTCAAACCTCTCTGGAGACAACTCCTCCAGCAGCAATCAAACTCAGGGGCCTTCCGAACCACCAGAGAG CACCATGGAGAGGGACAAGGTTGGTGTACCAACTGATGGGGACTCTCATGCAATCACATACCCCCCTGCCATTATGATTTACATTGTTGACCCTTTTTCGTATGAGGATGTGGAGACAGGGGTTGCCCACTCAAGCGTGTGGACACTCGGACTCTTGCGCTGCTACCTGGAGATGGTGCAGTTCCTCCCCCCTCACATACGCAACTCCATCTCTGTGCAG ATAATCCCGTGTCAGTACCTCCTGCAGCCAGTAAAGAGTGAAGAGAGGCAGCTGTACGCGCAGCACCTGAAATCTCTGGCTTTCTCAGTGTTCTCTCAGTGCCGACGGCCCCTCCCTGCATCCACCAATGTCAAATCACTAACAGGCTTTGGCCCTGGCCTTGCACTTGACACTGCCCTCAAGAGCCCAGAG AGGCCAGAGTGTTTGCGCATGTACACGCCTCCTTTCATCTTGGCACCAGTGAAGGACAAGCAGACAGAGTTGGGTGAGACGTTTGGCGAGGCTTCGCAGAAATACAATGTGCTGTTTGTGGGATACTGCCTGTCACATGACCAGAGGTGGCTCCTGGCCACCTGTACGGACATGTACGGAGAGCTACTGGAGACCTGTATCATCAACATAGATGTCCCCAACAG AGCAAGAAGGAAAAAGGGCTCAGCCCGGAGAAATGGTCTGCAAAAGCTCTGGGAGTGGTGCTTGGGTTTGGTTCAGATGACATCGGTTCCGTGGAGAGTGGTCATTGGCCGACTTGGGCGGATAGGTCATGGAGAGTTGCGAG ACTGGAGTATATTATTGAGCAGAAGGAATCTGCAGTCTCTTAGCCGCCGGCTAAAGGACATGTGCAGGATGTGTGGCATCTCATCATCTGACACTCCGAGCATTCTTAGTGCCTGCTTGGTCGCCATGGAGCCTCAAGGCTCATTCATCATCATGCCAG ACTCTGTGTCAACTGGTTCCGTATTTGGCCGCAGTACAACTCTAAACATGCAGACGTCACAACTCAGCACCCCTCAGGACACCTCCTGTACCCACATCCTGGTGTTCCCCACCTCTGCCTTTGTCCAGGTCAACAGCTCCAGCTACACCACAGAGGACATTGCCTTCAATCCTATCAATG ATGGATCCGATCCAATTGGCGGTATCTTTGACCTTTTGGAGCAAGAAAGTGACTTGGTTGATCCAGACATTATCAGTATCCTTCCAGCCTCCCCTACCACTTCCCCAGTCCATTCTCCAGGATCACAATATCACCATGGAGGAGACGGCATCAAg GGTCAGAGTACAGATCGGATGGAGTCTCATGATGAGGCCCCCAACATCCTGCAGCAACCTCTTGCTCTAGGCTACTTTGTGTCAACTGCTAAAGCAGGCCCACTGCCCGACTGGTTCTGGTCAGCCTGCCCACAAGCTCAGAACCAGTGCCCACTTTTCTTAAAG GCCTCTCTACACATTCATGTATCTTCAGTGCAGTCGGATGAGCTGTTGCATGGCAAACACTCCCACCCACTGGACTCCAATCAGACCTCAGATGTGCTCAG ATTTGTTCTGGAGCAGTACAACGCCCTCTCCTGGCTGACCTGTGACCCTGCAACACAGGATCGACGCTCATGTCTGCCCATTCACTTTGTGGTGCTCAACCAGCTGTACAATTTCATTATGAACATGTTGTAA